AGATTGATGTATTATATGCTGGTACAGCATACGACTTTTGTGGAAACTGAAAAAGTGTTCACACCTGATTGGCTATTGTCATTCTCAAACGACCTTTATACATGCATGTCGCCAATGTACATCGGAATAAAAAAGGAGCCAAAACGGGGAAAAAAATAGACCATGATATCGTAATGACGGTTTTATCCTCCAAAGAAACAGAAACTCTCGGAAATTCCATACCAAATCTAtgattttctgggaaaaaatcTATCTAAAATTCACTAAATTGTATCACTAAACATGATGGTATTCATCCACAGTGAGTGATAATCAGGTCGtgtagtttatttatttaacgaattattttatttttaaatccgtatgtagaataataaaatttaatttaaaatgttcaaattttaaaatttattatattaaatttaatttaattatgtaaacaatttattaaaaattttttataaacctGCTTGAaaatataggtttttttttttttttaaattatttaggaATGAATTTCCCTCCTACATGGTACCCAAATGGATGcaagatattatatattaaaatctgatcataattgaaataattttaataacaaTTAATTCGTGTTAATACAAAAacagataaatttaatatttgaatttataaTTCAAGTGAAATGGATAGAGTCGGATGAAGTGAGctacaatatttatattttttatttaagttttttgcaCAATACCAaacacaaacaaattaataagCATGCATTCATATACATGTCATGTCATTATCGTAAATAAAGGGGAATGACGGTGGCAAACTGCAAAGTATGTCGAATGTGATGGTGTGATGATCATCACGATCGGACTGCGTGGAGCGAAAGCAACCGAAAGGGAAGGGAAAAGTGGCAGACAAAAAACACACACCAGAGGGAGACTCTCGAGAGTGGATAAGGGCGTCACGGGACTCGCCTTAATTTCGTGCATCTCTTCGAAGctcacaattttatttattgtaattgCTCCCTATTGAGGCTCCACGACATCCCTCCACGTTCCAcgtgtcctctctctctctctctctctctctctccgtcttCGCTTTCAAGAGCAGAATGGAATAGAAGCCCCGGACCGCAAAACACTGAAAAGGAATTCCTCCAGAGAcgactctgtgtgtgtgtgtgtgtgtgtgagagagagagagagagagagagacactgAGATAGCCTCGGGGGGTTTTGGGGctcaaattagggtttttggttttgagaATCGGTTCTGATTCTGGGTTTTTTCTTCCCTTCCCTCACACTTCGTGAGTGAAAAAAAGTCGAGATGTATATAGCTTCTATGAGAAAATCATTCAAGGACTCTCTCAAAGTTCTTGAAGCTGACATTCAGCACGCGAATACTCTGTAAGTTCATGAGGGTCTCTCGaaatttggtttctttgtccttttttccttgtaaaaagtctcattttctttcctttaaaaaaaaaaaaagattgaatatgcaaCTGCATGCCATCGGTTTGAATTTCTTACGTGAGTCGTATGGAATGTTCTTGGGTTTTTTGGTTCttacatttaaatttttattttttaacaactaCTTAGcgtatatattaaaaaaaaatatgtgattttctAATGGATTTGAATCTTACAAGCCAAACTCTCTCTCTGAAACACTTCAGTGGAGAGGAGttggcgtgtttttttttttaattccccaCATGCAAGTTTGGTTCTTTTTTCGCTCGAGGTTTtcgatttttttcttctttttaatttcccACTATATGTTGCTCAGAAGTCCGATCCGTAGCTTGGTGTTATCTCAATTTTTTAGTCGGTAAGATACCcatccaaatacaaaaaaaaaaagttggtaagATGATGCCAAGGACAGCACTTCTTTTATGATATTGAAGCAcattttttgttctctctctctctctctctctccctttttgtgggtaaggaagagagaaaggggggggggggggggggggggggggggagggggtgtTAATGATGCCCCAAACATCGAAGCTTTTATATTTATGTCTTGGCATTATCTTTATCTTGATAACATACGCTTGTAAGCCCATGTGCCCAATGGGTTCCACCAATTTGGGGAGCTGTAGAATTTATCTTGATGcgcttaaattattaaatgagtCAGGTTACGGTTTGTAATGTCCAAGCCCCAATGTTTCAATAATTCCAGTTTCATGTTTTTGTAATGATTGAATGAGCATTTATCTACATAATTGGgtgtttaaaaatgattaatctAAGTTTTAGAAAGTTGCAAGGTAAAAATTTTAGTGCCATGTTGTTTGGAATTGAAATGCTCGATACTTCTCACTTGTGTGCCTCATGAGTTTCTAATGTTTGTGATGACGTTGCTTGCTTAAACTGATCATCCATTTTCATCTTTCTATTTAATTTCTTATCTTGCAATGCAAGATGCAGTGCGTCAGATTTTCCAAGGGAGTATGATGGTGCCTGCCTCCAGATGAGGATGTCATATAGTCCGGCAGCACACCTGTTCCTCTTTCTGGTCCAATGGACAGACTGCCACCTTGCAGGAGCCCTTGGACTGTTAAGAATCCTCATTTACAAGGTTGCACTTGTGTTCCTTTAAATGGGATTTATACCTTTGCTCATTGTCCAATCATGGAGATGGCTGACTTCAGCACTTTGCCTTATGCTTCAGGTTTATGTGGATGGCACAACCACCATGTCCACTCATGAAAGAAAAGCGAGTATAAGGGAGTTCTATGGTAACTTCTGGAGTCAGCATATTTCAAATTCGGGTTTGGAGCCATTAACTTGCCTAATTTATTCCCTATTATCTTTCTAATCTGTGATTCTTGTTGGGATCAGCGGTAATTTATCCCTCTCTACTGCAACTTCAAAGAGGTGTTACTGATACAGAAGATAAAAAGCAGAAGGCAGTTTGTGTGGAGAGGTATCGAAGGAGAGATGATGGGGAATATAGACAGTTCTCAGATGTAGACGATGAAAGAGAGGAAGAATGTGGAATATGCATGGAAATGAATAGTAAGATTGTATTGCCCAACTGCAATCATGCCATGTGCTTGAAATGTTACCGTGAATGGTACTTCCAAgtttctctctatctctcaagaTACTTTTTACTCGGTTCTTGAACTCAAAACATTCCACAATTTATTTAGTCTTGGTCTTGGGTAAATAGTTAGTAGATAATACTTGCTATGTGATAATTAGTAGATAATATTTAGTACCTGCAAATGAAGTTAGTTAAGGTTGCACTGGACGATTCATGGACATgggacccttttttttttatcattaattttgtATCTAACACTAGATAATCAGTTCCAGCAAGCCCCTTCTTCATTGATTGATTGCCCCATTTGGAGTGATATGCTTGTACCTAAATGTTTAGTGGAAAAGACAATTGAGTAATTCAAGTAAATGAT
This sequence is a window from Carya illinoinensis cultivar Pawnee chromosome 9, C.illinoinensisPawnee_v1, whole genome shotgun sequence. Protein-coding genes within it:
- the LOC122275321 gene encoding E3 ubiquitin-protein ligase AIRP2-like isoform X1; the encoded protein is MYIASMRKSFKDSLKVLEADIQHANTLCSASDFPREYDGACLQMRMSYSPAAHLFLFLVQWTDCHLAGALGLLRILIYKVYVDGTTTMSTHERKASIREFYAVIYPSLLQLQRGVTDTEDKKQKAVCVERYRRRDDGEYRQFSDVDDEREEECGICMEMNSKIVLPNCNHAMCLKCYREWRSRSQSCPFCRDSLKRVNSCDLWVFTDGKDVVDLATVTRENLRRLFMYIDKLPLIVPETLFDTYDSHLR
- the LOC122275321 gene encoding E3 ubiquitin-protein ligase AIRP2-like isoform X2; translated protein: MYIASMRKSFKDSLKVLEADIQHANTLASDFPREYDGACLQMRMSYSPAAHLFLFLVQWTDCHLAGALGLLRILIYKVYVDGTTTMSTHERKASIREFYAVIYPSLLQLQRGVTDTEDKKQKAVCVERYRRRDDGEYRQFSDVDDEREEECGICMEMNSKIVLPNCNHAMCLKCYREWRSRSQSCPFCRDSLKRVNSCDLWVFTDGKDVVDLATVTRENLRRLFMYIDKLPLIVPETLFDTYDSHLR